From Deinococcus aquaticus, one genomic window encodes:
- a CDS encoding PhzF family phenazine biosynthesis protein translates to MNAKPAPVTDSETAPVPDLRRVFAAPDGSGGKQVAVFLEGGDAQARAAASGAPLSVFVQAADPTGLRLCVFTPTREKGSSDSAAIAALSAVQGSAGLLDVLEVTQGDPEAGGEVQMAQLCGGEWLLRQGVVTVQAVTADLSVLELSVLGLSGSGLSPAWVAGTGRPNLVAEVADLGALDAFVPDDAAVSGVNRATGTTGLILFCMGGPARADVSFRAFGPLKGFTEDAASSNMLACLTGVLGHLGRLPADSTLIRAAQRRPGQPARLSAQYAPADGGTEVWVGGRVTPV, encoded by the coding sequence ATGAACGCCAAACCCGCTCCCGTCACCGACTCTGAGACCGCGCCCGTTCCGGACCTGCGCCGGGTGTTCGCCGCGCCGGACGGCAGCGGTGGAAAACAGGTGGCCGTTTTTCTGGAGGGGGGCGACGCTCAGGCGCGGGCGGCGGCCTCGGGTGCGCCTCTGAGCGTGTTCGTGCAGGCCGCCGACCCGACGGGTCTGAGGCTGTGTGTGTTCACGCCGACCCGCGAGAAGGGCAGCAGTGACAGCGCCGCCATCGCCGCGCTGAGCGCCGTGCAGGGCAGCGCAGGCCTGCTGGACGTGTTGGAGGTCACGCAGGGCGACCCGGAGGCAGGCGGCGAGGTGCAGATGGCGCAGTTGTGCGGCGGCGAGTGGCTGCTGCGTCAGGGCGTGGTGACGGTGCAGGCGGTCACGGCGGACCTGTCGGTGCTGGAGTTGTCGGTGCTGGGCCTGTCGGGATCGGGCCTCTCCCCTGCCTGGGTGGCCGGGACGGGCCGCCCGAATCTGGTGGCGGAGGTCGCGGACCTGGGCGCACTGGACGCCTTCGTGCCGGACGACGCGGCCGTGAGCGGCGTGAACCGCGCGACCGGCACGACCGGTCTGATCCTGTTCTGCATGGGCGGCCCGGCCCGCGCGGACGTGAGTTTCCGGGCGTTCGGACCTCTGAAGGGCTTCACCGAGGACGCCGCGAGCAGCAATATGCTGGCCTGCCTGACCGGCGTGCTGGGCCACCTGGGTCGCCTGCCGGCAGACAGTACCCTGATCCGCGCGGCGCAGCGCCGGCCCGGTCAGCCTGCCCGCCTGAGCGCCCAGTACGCCCCGGCCGACGGCGGCACCGAGGTCTGGGTGGGGGGCCGGGTCACGCCGGTCTGA
- a CDS encoding SPOR domain-containing protein gives MTRPASGPRRWPDLLIGLLVLLLLGGFGTLLLRGTPQPAATSAAGTDASIPAAPGTDPAAVQAAPTGTLESAPAETAPAGTTDSGATAPSDIAAQDTAPVIEAAPIGAPLVADPASTEPASPNPADATGSTETSTDTATTPEDQTATDPATTGGPTPRPEGAVRTSESRVPLRSDYRITLGTFSSETAAQNAAAPVQGIGYTVYPIDLGAQVVAQIGPFADEQSARQALADVQRAYPGAVLYPPRNQPATDSTTPATPAPTTDTPAATAPTTNAPGTTPAPSGPTYLQVGAFDRVESAQNLVQQLRDLGYAPTVNAPEGKKVTVLVGPYANPDALTRTEARLATNGLDSFRVR, from the coding sequence ATGACCCGGCCCGCCTCCGGACCCCGCCGCTGGCCCGACCTGCTGATCGGCCTGCTGGTCCTGCTGCTGCTGGGCGGCTTCGGCACGCTGCTGCTGCGCGGCACGCCCCAGCCTGCGGCCACCAGCGCCGCCGGGACCGACGCCAGCATTCCCGCTGCGCCCGGCACCGACCCTGCGGCCGTTCAGGCAGCGCCCACCGGCACCCTCGAATCCGCCCCGGCTGAGACGGCCCCGGCCGGCACCACCGACAGTGGAGCCACCGCGCCCAGCGACATCGCCGCACAGGACACCGCCCCGGTGATCGAAGCGGCCCCCATCGGCGCTCCCCTGGTCGCCGATCCCGCCAGCACTGAGCCGGCCAGCCCCAATCCCGCTGACGCCACGGGCAGCACGGAGACCAGCACCGACACCGCGACCACCCCAGAGGACCAGACAGCGACCGACCCGGCCACCACGGGCGGACCCACCCCCCGCCCGGAAGGAGCCGTGCGCACCAGCGAGAGCCGCGTGCCGCTGCGCAGCGACTACCGCATCACGCTCGGCACCTTCAGCAGCGAAACGGCCGCGCAGAACGCCGCCGCGCCCGTCCAGGGCATCGGGTACACCGTCTACCCCATCGACCTGGGCGCGCAGGTCGTCGCGCAGATCGGCCCCTTCGCCGACGAGCAGAGCGCCCGGCAGGCCCTCGCGGACGTGCAACGCGCCTACCCCGGCGCGGTCCTGTACCCACCCCGCAACCAGCCCGCCACCGACAGCACCACCCCGGCCACTCCGGCCCCCACGACCGACACCCCCGCCGCGACGGCCCCCACCACCAACGCGCCAGGCACCACCCCCGCCCCCAGCGGCCCCACCTACCTGCAAGTCGGCGCGTTCGACCGCGTGGAAAGCGCCCAGAACCTCGTCCAGCAACTCCGGGACCTCGGGTACGCCCCCACCGTCAACGCCCCCGAAGGCAAGAAAGTCACGGTCCTCGTCGGCCCCTACGCCAACCCCGACGCCCTGACCCGCACCGAAGCCCGCCTCGCCACCAACGGCCTCGACAGCTTCCGGGTTCGCTAA
- a CDS encoding redox-sensing transcriptional repressor Rex: MAEIPTAAISRLVTYLRILEQLETQDISRTSSSDLAERAGVSAFQVRKDLAYFGRFGTRGMGYTVPILKRELVRVLGLNQTWNVVIVGVGRLGQAIANYPGASDYQFQYVGLFDVNPALVGQQVRGLTVRHTDELRDFTRHNTVDMGFLAVPPEHAQDAAQALADAGIKGILNFAPVVIQPRTLERSGHPQEISDEWRGLIVENIDFLAGMKRLAFYILNPHLKDAPTPEDPA, translated from the coding sequence GTGGCCGAAATCCCCACCGCCGCCATCAGCCGCCTCGTCACCTACCTGCGCATCCTCGAACAACTCGAAACGCAGGACATCAGCCGCACCAGCAGCAGCGACCTCGCCGAACGCGCCGGCGTCAGCGCCTTCCAGGTCCGCAAGGACCTCGCGTACTTCGGCCGCTTCGGCACGCGCGGCATGGGCTACACCGTCCCCATCCTCAAACGCGAACTCGTCCGGGTCCTCGGCCTCAACCAGACCTGGAACGTCGTCATCGTCGGGGTCGGCCGCCTCGGACAGGCCATCGCCAACTACCCCGGCGCCAGCGACTACCAGTTCCAGTACGTCGGCCTGTTCGACGTCAACCCCGCCCTCGTCGGCCAGCAGGTGCGCGGCCTCACCGTCCGCCACACCGACGAACTGCGCGACTTCACCCGCCACAACACCGTCGACATGGGCTTCCTCGCCGTCCCCCCCGAACACGCCCAGGACGCCGCGCAGGCCCTCGCCGACGCCGGTATCAAAGGCATCCTCAACTTCGCCCCAGTCGTCATCCAACCCCGTACCCTCGAACGCAGCGGCCATCCGCAAGAAATCAGTGACGAATGGCGTGGTCTCATCGTCGAAAACATCGACTTCCTCGCCGGCATGAAACGCCTCGCCTTCTACATCCTCAACCCGCACCTCAAAGACGCCCCCACCCCGGAGGACCCCGCATGA
- a CDS encoding ABC transporter ATP-binding protein, with product MTSLNAESPAVSPARQSGAPLSLDGVTYRYQSRAASGAGVGPLTLNVPAGEFLCVVGPSGSGKSTLLSLLAGFLRPQAGQITLGGEVVRGPHPRLTLVQQEAALFPWLTVAGNVGFGLRGLNRAERKARVTDTLRQVGLAGFETRRPHELSGGQRQRVALARALAIQPGLLLLDEPFSALDHATRTALADELLALWWQHKVTVVFVTHQLEEALHLGQRVVALRGGQVALDAPAKSVSLDDLRRTLEEDG from the coding sequence ATCACGTCCCTGAACGCCGAGTCGCCGGCGGTCAGTCCGGCCCGGCAGTCCGGCGCGCCGCTCTCGCTGGACGGCGTCACGTACCGCTACCAGAGCCGCGCGGCGAGCGGCGCGGGCGTCGGTCCCCTGACCCTGAACGTGCCCGCCGGGGAGTTCCTGTGCGTCGTGGGACCGTCCGGCAGCGGCAAGAGCACCCTGCTGAGCCTGCTGGCCGGCTTCCTGCGGCCCCAGGCGGGGCAGATCACGCTGGGCGGCGAGGTCGTCCGGGGCCCGCACCCGCGCCTGACGCTGGTACAGCAGGAAGCGGCGCTGTTCCCGTGGCTGACCGTCGCCGGGAACGTGGGCTTCGGCCTGCGCGGCCTGAACCGCGCGGAGCGGAAGGCACGCGTGACCGACACGCTGCGGCAGGTGGGTCTTGCCGGGTTCGAGACGCGCCGCCCGCACGAACTGAGCGGCGGGCAGCGGCAGCGCGTCGCCCTGGCCCGCGCGCTGGCCATCCAGCCGGGCCTGCTGCTGCTCGACGAACCGTTCAGCGCCCTGGACCACGCCACCCGCACCGCCCTGGCGGACGAACTGCTGGCCCTGTGGTGGCAGCACAAGGTGACGGTTGTGTTCGTCACGCACCAGCTGGAAGAAGCCCTGCACCTGGGTCAGCGGGTCGTGGCGCTGCGCGGCGGTCAGGTGGCCCTGGACGCCCCCGCCAAGAGTGTCAGCCTGGACGATCTGCGCCGCACCCTGGAAGAAGACGGGTAG
- the rlmN gene encoding 23S rRNA (adenine(2503)-C(2))-methyltransferase RlmN codes for MELLLDLHPDAYPLQGFRRKQLLEWVFEQGVGTFDAMTNLPAQARAELEASYQLNPFKLIETVRSADGSVKYLFTLMDGRQMEAVYMPYLDRKTICVSTMVGCPAKCAFCATGAMGFGRNLTPGEIVGQVLAVAGGEGFAPREIRNLVFMGMGEAMLNYDHTMLAARILLHPDALDMSKRRVTLSTVGIAKGIQRLAAEDDLGIKLAISLHAPDEETRRRIIPTGAVNSIEEIMAAAREYQSVTGRRITMEYTMLKGINDHLWQAELLADLLRGMVSHVNLIPMNPWPGSDFESTTEEQLQAFYDTLEARGVDVSVRRSRGRDAGAACGQLALKRPYAVSGEQGAGQAAPA; via the coding sequence ATGGAGCTTTTACTGGACCTTCACCCCGACGCCTACCCGCTGCAAGGCTTTCGCCGCAAGCAGTTGCTGGAGTGGGTGTTCGAGCAGGGCGTGGGCACCTTCGACGCCATGACCAACCTGCCCGCCCAGGCCCGCGCGGAACTGGAGGCCTCGTACCAGCTGAACCCGTTCAAGCTGATCGAGACGGTCCGCAGCGCCGACGGCAGCGTGAAGTACCTGTTCACGCTGATGGACGGCCGGCAGATGGAAGCGGTGTACATGCCGTACCTGGACCGCAAGACCATCTGCGTGTCCACCATGGTCGGCTGCCCCGCCAAGTGCGCGTTCTGCGCGACGGGCGCGATGGGTTTCGGCCGGAACCTGACGCCCGGCGAGATCGTGGGGCAGGTGCTGGCCGTGGCGGGCGGTGAGGGCTTCGCGCCGCGCGAGATCCGCAACCTGGTGTTCATGGGCATGGGCGAGGCCATGCTGAACTATGACCACACCATGCTGGCCGCGCGCATCCTGCTGCACCCGGACGCGCTGGACATGAGCAAGCGCCGCGTTACCCTCTCTACAGTGGGCATTGCCAAGGGCATTCAGAGGCTGGCGGCCGAGGACGACCTGGGCATCAAACTGGCGATCAGTCTGCACGCCCCGGACGAGGAGACGCGCCGCCGCATCATCCCGACCGGCGCGGTGAACTCCATCGAGGAGATCATGGCCGCTGCCCGCGAGTACCAGTCGGTCACGGGCCGCCGAATCACCATGGAGTACACGATGCTGAAGGGAATCAACGATCACCTGTGGCAGGCCGAACTGCTGGCCGACCTGCTGCGAGGCATGGTCAGTCACGTGAACCTGATTCCCATGAACCCCTGGCCCGGCTCGGACTTCGAGAGCACCACCGAGGAGCAGCTTCAGGCCTTCTACGACACCCTGGAAGCGCGCGGCGTGGACGTCAGCGTGCGCCGCTCGCGTGGGCGGGACGCCGGGGCCGCCTGCGGGCAACTGGCCCTGAAACGCCCGTACGCCGTCAGCGGTGAGCAGGGAGCCGGTCAGGCTGCGCCCGCCTGA
- a CDS encoding ABC transporter permease — translation MTTANRSTDLSPTSGQPSRWRVLSWQVAGLLIILGLWWLVTDVLKVYPPYVFPGPKAVWTEVSYGLWGTGPQDGKLLGAIGGSLRRVLTGYLLAVLLGGVVGLLMGAWLPLRATLGAYLTGIQSVPSIAFVPFAILFFGLNEQAVLFVVILEGFIPVALAVSGALLNVPPALRVAGRTLGARGLGLTLRVLLPASVPNVLTGLRTAWSFAWRALVGGELLIAGVKSLGEQLEIGRNTANVALVLATIIIIGVIGGLFDTLLRAAEARVRRTYGLEVQS, via the coding sequence ATGACCACTGCCAACCGTTCGACCGATCTTTCCCCTACCAGTGGGCAACCGTCCCGCTGGCGGGTGCTGTCCTGGCAGGTGGCGGGCCTGCTGATCATCCTGGGCCTCTGGTGGCTTGTCACCGACGTGCTGAAAGTGTACCCGCCGTACGTGTTCCCCGGCCCGAAGGCCGTGTGGACGGAAGTCAGTTACGGCCTGTGGGGCACCGGCCCGCAGGACGGCAAACTGCTGGGCGCCATCGGCGGCAGCCTGCGCCGCGTGCTGACCGGGTACCTGCTGGCCGTGCTGCTGGGCGGCGTGGTGGGCCTGCTGATGGGCGCCTGGCTGCCGCTGCGGGCCACGCTGGGCGCCTACCTGACCGGCATTCAGAGCGTGCCGAGCATTGCGTTCGTGCCGTTCGCGATTCTGTTCTTCGGCCTGAACGAGCAGGCCGTGCTGTTCGTGGTGATACTGGAAGGGTTCATCCCGGTGGCGCTGGCCGTGTCGGGCGCGCTGCTGAACGTACCCCCGGCGCTGCGCGTGGCGGGCCGTACGCTGGGCGCGCGCGGGCTGGGCCTGACCCTGCGGGTGCTGCTGCCTGCCAGCGTGCCGAACGTCCTGACCGGCCTGCGGACCGCGTGGAGTTTCGCGTGGCGCGCCCTGGTCGGCGGTGAACTGCTGATCGCGGGCGTCAAGAGCCTTGGCGAGCAGCTGGAGATCGGGCGGAACACCGCGAACGTGGCGCTGGTCCTGGCGACCATCATCATCATCGGCGTGATCGGCGGGCTGTTCGACACGCTGCTGCGCGCCGCCGAGGCCCGCGTGCGCCGCACCTACGGGCTGGAGGTGCAGTCGTGA
- a CDS encoding ABC transporter substrate-binding protein has translation MTRTTKLTVSTLLGLLISLPASSAQTAAQSASTVRLGYFPNLTHAPALVGLERGTFQKALGKVKLDARQFVSGTTLTEAFAAGQIDIAYVGPGPAINAAGRGMPVQFLAGASEAGAVLVARKDSGIKSYRDLGGKSVAVPSLGNTQDISLRHILNENDLKSRTDGGTVTITPIAPADVLAAFAARRVDATLVPEPWGAALEAQGHKVIGTEKTVWRDGKYPTTVLIVNTKFAQANPALVTAFLKAHADTVAFINRSPAAAQTAVNAQLLKLTGEKLDPRVLQRAFARTRFTTALDPAALREYAALNVEAGYARSAPDLTPFLRK, from the coding sequence ATGACCCGAACGACCAAGCTGACCGTCTCCACCCTGCTCGGCCTGCTGATCAGCCTGCCGGCCTCCTCAGCCCAGACCGCCGCCCAGTCTGCCTCCACCGTGCGCCTCGGGTACTTCCCGAACCTGACGCACGCGCCCGCCCTGGTGGGCCTGGAACGCGGCACCTTCCAGAAGGCGCTGGGTAAGGTGAAACTGGACGCCCGGCAGTTCGTGTCCGGCACCACCCTGACCGAGGCCTTCGCCGCCGGGCAGATCGACATCGCGTACGTGGGGCCGGGCCCGGCCATCAACGCCGCCGGGCGCGGCATGCCCGTGCAGTTCCTCGCGGGGGCCAGCGAGGCCGGCGCGGTCCTGGTGGCCCGCAAGGACAGCGGAATCAAGTCGTACAGGGATCTGGGCGGCAAGAGCGTCGCCGTGCCCAGCCTGGGTAACACGCAGGACATCAGCCTGCGGCACATCCTCAACGAGAACGACCTGAAATCCAGAACGGACGGCGGCACCGTGACCATCACGCCCATTGCCCCCGCCGACGTGCTGGCCGCCTTCGCTGCCAGGCGCGTGGACGCCACGCTGGTTCCCGAACCGTGGGGCGCGGCCCTTGAGGCGCAGGGCCACAAGGTGATCGGCACCGAGAAGACCGTATGGCGCGACGGGAAGTACCCCACCACTGTTCTGATCGTGAACACCAAGTTCGCCCAGGCGAACCCGGCCCTGGTGACGGCGTTCCTGAAAGCCCACGCGGACACCGTGGCGTTCATCAACCGCTCCCCGGCAGCGGCGCAGACGGCCGTGAACGCCCAGCTGCTGAAACTGACGGGCGAGAAACTCGACCCGCGCGTGTTGCAGCGCGCCTTCGCCCGCACGCGCTTCACGACGGCGCTGGACCCGGCCGCACTCAGGGAGTACGCCGCGCTGAACGTGGAGGCCGGGTACGCCCGCAGCGCCCCGGACCTCACGCCCTTCCTGCGCAAGTAA
- a CDS encoding tetratricopeptide repeat protein, with protein MTQYTRSVLLGLTLALASQSAAQTMIETVGAAGIQNTLQSAGTPTLPKVNLPATPGAPADPATPASSAGTSVPAVTVTPLTPEQQAQLEAAQAAFQARNYPQARAAFESLITQNYTNPAPHFGLGLVLFAQNDDKGATFEFTQFAALAPTRFEGPYNLGVIATRAGNHEQALTLYGQAAGLMKDQASPAAQQQVLEALATEQTRKADFAALSGTLATISALDPQNLDVQYRLAQARTLSGQGAAALPGVYALLAQAPARLDAALLLADIYVAQGLPERATRELDAAVPRAANGSDRATLLLRKADILALTDTRAAVFAAQDATREDGRNAAAFARVGELRALRSDRPGALSFYQNAVKLAPDNAAYRAALAGVRLTLNQNAEAARDAALALTLRPDEATLARALFVQGVAAYRQGQYPQAIKALTSSQTRAPSADTTLWLGLSAYAQKDYPAAATALSESVKLNPTPTARLNLASALLASARYAEAEAVLRGLVSDDPKNAEAWFQLGLSQRAQTRETDARASLKTAAALGSTRAAGALK; from the coding sequence GTGACTCAATACACACGTTCCGTTCTGCTGGGCCTGACGCTGGCCCTTGCCAGCCAGAGCGCCGCTCAGACCATGATCGAGACGGTCGGCGCGGCCGGGATTCAGAACACCCTGCAATCTGCCGGTACGCCCACCCTTCCGAAAGTGAACCTTCCCGCCACGCCCGGCGCACCCGCCGACCCGGCCACGCCGGCCAGCAGCGCGGGCACCAGCGTACCCGCCGTGACAGTCACGCCCCTGACCCCCGAACAGCAGGCCCAGCTGGAAGCCGCGCAGGCCGCGTTCCAGGCCCGGAACTACCCGCAGGCCCGCGCGGCCTTCGAGTCGCTGATCACGCAGAACTACACCAACCCCGCTCCGCACTTCGGGCTGGGGCTGGTGCTGTTCGCTCAGAACGACGACAAGGGCGCCACCTTCGAATTCACCCAGTTCGCGGCGCTGGCCCCCACCCGCTTCGAGGGGCCGTACAACCTGGGCGTGATCGCCACCCGCGCCGGCAACCACGAGCAGGCCCTCACGCTGTACGGGCAGGCCGCCGGCCTGATGAAGGATCAGGCCAGTCCCGCCGCGCAGCAGCAGGTTCTCGAGGCGCTGGCCACCGAGCAGACCCGCAAGGCTGATTTCGCGGCCCTGAGCGGTACGCTGGCCACCATCAGCGCGCTGGACCCGCAGAACCTGGACGTGCAGTACCGCCTCGCGCAGGCCCGGACCCTCAGCGGTCAGGGGGCTGCCGCGCTGCCCGGCGTGTACGCGCTGCTGGCGCAAGCCCCCGCCCGCCTGGACGCCGCGCTGCTGCTGGCGGACATCTACGTGGCGCAGGGCCTGCCGGAACGCGCCACGCGGGAACTGGACGCCGCCGTGCCCCGCGCCGCCAACGGCAGCGACCGCGCCACGCTGCTGCTGCGCAAGGCCGACATCCTGGCCCTGACCGACACGCGCGCCGCCGTGTTCGCCGCGCAGGACGCCACCCGCGAGGACGGCCGCAACGCCGCCGCGTTCGCCCGCGTGGGCGAACTGCGCGCCCTGCGCAGCGACCGGCCCGGCGCGCTGAGCTTCTACCAGAATGCCGTGAAACTCGCGCCTGACAACGCCGCCTACCGCGCCGCGCTGGCCGGCGTGCGCCTGACCCTCAACCAGAACGCCGAGGCCGCCCGCGACGCCGCACTGGCCCTCACGCTGCGCCCGGACGAGGCCACCCTGGCCCGCGCGCTGTTCGTGCAGGGCGTCGCCGCGTACCGCCAGGGGCAGTACCCGCAGGCCATCAAGGCCCTGACGTCCAGCCAGACGCGCGCGCCCAGCGCCGACACCACCCTGTGGCTGGGCCTGAGCGCCTACGCGCAGAAGGACTACCCGGCCGCCGCGACCGCCCTGAGCGAAAGCGTGAAACTGAACCCCACGCCCACCGCCCGCCTGAATCTCGCCAGCGCCCTGCTCGCCAGCGCCCGCTACGCGGAAGCGGAAGCGGTCCTGCGCGGACTCGTCAGTGACGATCCCAAAAACGCCGAGGCGTGGTTCCAGCTGGGCCTGTCCCAGCGCGCCCAGACCCGCGAAACCGACGCCCGCGCGTCCCTGAAGACGGCCGCCGCGCTGGGCAGCACCCGCGCCGCCGGAGCCCTGAAATGA
- the lysS gene encoding homocitrate synthase yields MTQDPTATAEHPAPLIPARSWAIIDSTLREGEQFARGNFKTDDKIEIARALDAFGAEFIEVTTPMVSAQTHADIRRLTSLGLNAKFLTHVRCHMDDVQRAVDTGVDGLDLLFGTSSFLREFSHGKNIGQIIEAAQEVISWIKTNHPDLQIRFSAEDTFRSEEADLMAVYKAVSDLGVHRVGLADTVGVATPRQVYTLVREVRKVIHAECGIEFHGHNDTGCAVSNAYEAVEAGATHIDTTILGIGERNGITPLGGFLARMFTFDPQGLIDKYNLDMLPELDRMIARMVDLPIPWNNYLTGEFAYNHKAGMHLKAIYLNPGAYEAIPPGVFGVGRRIQAASKVTGKHAIAYKAREMGLHYGEDALRRVTDHIKALAEHNELDDEHLETLLREWVSA; encoded by the coding sequence ATGACCCAGGACCCCACCGCGACCGCCGAACACCCCGCCCCCCTGATCCCCGCGCGCTCCTGGGCGATCATCGACTCCACCCTGCGGGAGGGCGAACAGTTCGCACGCGGGAACTTCAAAACCGACGACAAGATCGAAATCGCCCGCGCGCTCGACGCCTTCGGCGCGGAATTCATCGAGGTCACCACGCCCATGGTCAGCGCCCAGACGCACGCCGACATCCGCCGCCTGACCAGCCTGGGCCTGAACGCCAAGTTCCTCACGCACGTCCGCTGCCACATGGACGACGTGCAGCGCGCCGTGGACACCGGCGTGGACGGCCTGGACCTGCTGTTCGGCACCAGTTCCTTCCTGCGCGAATTCAGCCACGGCAAGAACATCGGGCAGATCATCGAGGCCGCGCAGGAGGTCATCAGCTGGATCAAGACCAACCACCCGGACCTCCAGATCCGCTTCAGCGCCGAGGACACCTTCCGCAGCGAGGAAGCCGACCTGATGGCCGTGTACAAGGCCGTCTCCGACCTGGGCGTGCACCGCGTCGGACTGGCCGACACGGTCGGCGTCGCCACGCCCCGGCAGGTGTACACGCTGGTCCGTGAAGTCCGCAAGGTCATCCACGCCGAGTGCGGCATCGAATTCCACGGGCACAACGACACGGGCTGCGCCGTATCCAACGCCTACGAAGCCGTCGAGGCCGGAGCCACGCACATCGACACCACCATCCTCGGCATCGGCGAACGCAACGGCATCACGCCGCTGGGCGGGTTCCTGGCCCGGATGTTCACCTTCGACCCGCAGGGCCTGATCGACAAGTACAACCTCGACATGCTCCCGGAACTCGACCGCATGATCGCCCGCATGGTCGACCTCCCGATCCCCTGGAACAACTACCTGACCGGCGAGTTCGCGTACAACCACAAGGCCGGCATGCACCTGAAAGCCATCTACCTGAACCCCGGCGCGTACGAGGCCATCCCGCCCGGCGTGTTCGGCGTGGGCCGCCGCATCCAGGCGGCCAGTAAGGTCACGGGCAAGCACGCCATCGCCTACAAGGCCCGCGAGATGGGCCTGCACTACGGCGAGGACGCCCTGCGGCGCGTCACCGACCACATCAAGGCGCTGGCCGAGCACAACGAACTGGACGACGAACACCTCGAAACCCTGCTGCGCGAGTGGGTCAGCGCGTAA
- a CDS encoding MATE family efflux transporter yields MSSVPAPSPATESIKSPGREIAAIAVPVSLEMVIQLVLTFINQIIVGTLGAVAVAAVGLSGSLGFLFFVTLGALGSGTSILIARRAGASDQTGVNQTLTVSVATSVLAAALLTVPVVLGAGTLLALAGGEEAVTRTATPYMQVSMLALIPGSLAWILSGALRSLGHARTPLVATVITVIVESLVAYGLVFGVGPLPQLGVVGAAWALVIANTLKVALLAYQIYGPRHLAALTLPPRPAWRSIAAPLLTISAPIAFTEFAWSLGGFMYAAVFARVGTAALAASQIVGTLEGIFIVGSFGLMSAATVFIGRSLGAGDAAAAQLWLSRIGRAGIVTGIGFGFLFAASAFLVPGLFPKVGADVHHIALIGILISAVTQVVKVRNMIIGGGVLPGAADGKGVIIGDVVGAFIVGLPLAIGLGLYSPLGVWGVFLARSAEETVKVLIFEWRRRRINWDRLATEQRGKEVVAAH; encoded by the coding sequence ATGTCGTCTGTGCCCGCTCCCAGCCCCGCAACTGAATCGATCAAGAGTCCGGGCCGCGAAATTGCCGCCATCGCCGTGCCCGTCAGCCTTGAAATGGTCATCCAGCTCGTCCTGACCTTCATCAACCAGATCATCGTCGGCACGCTCGGCGCGGTCGCCGTCGCCGCCGTGGGCCTCAGCGGCAGCCTCGGCTTCCTGTTCTTCGTCACCCTCGGCGCGCTCGGCAGCGGCACCAGCATCCTCATCGCCCGCCGCGCCGGGGCCAGCGACCAGACCGGCGTCAACCAGACCCTGACCGTCAGCGTCGCCACCAGCGTGCTTGCCGCCGCCCTCCTGACCGTCCCGGTCGTCCTGGGCGCCGGCACCCTCCTCGCCCTGGCCGGCGGCGAGGAAGCCGTCACCCGCACCGCCACCCCCTACATGCAGGTCAGCATGCTCGCCCTGATCCCCGGCAGCCTCGCCTGGATCCTCAGCGGCGCGCTGCGCTCCCTCGGGCACGCCCGCACCCCCCTGGTCGCCACCGTCATCACCGTGATCGTCGAGAGCCTCGTCGCATACGGGCTGGTGTTCGGCGTCGGCCCCCTCCCGCAGCTCGGGGTGGTCGGCGCCGCCTGGGCGCTGGTGATCGCCAACACCCTGAAAGTCGCGCTGCTGGCCTACCAGATCTACGGCCCCCGGCACCTCGCCGCGCTCACCCTGCCCCCCCGCCCCGCGTGGCGGTCCATCGCCGCGCCCCTGCTGACCATCAGCGCCCCCATCGCATTTACCGAGTTCGCCTGGAGTCTGGGCGGCTTCATGTACGCCGCCGTGTTCGCCCGCGTCGGCACCGCTGCCCTCGCCGCCAGTCAGATCGTCGGCACGCTCGAAGGCATCTTCATCGTCGGCTCCTTCGGCCTGATGAGCGCCGCCACCGTCTTCATCGGCCGCTCCCTGGGCGCGGGCGACGCCGCCGCCGCGCAACTCTGGCTTTCCCGCATCGGCCGCGCCGGCATCGTCACTGGCATCGGCTTCGGCTTCCTGTTCGCCGCCAGCGCCTTCCTCGTGCCCGGCCTGTTCCCGAAAGTCGGCGCGGACGTGCACCACATCGCCCTGATCGGCATCCTGATCAGCGCCGTCACGCAGGTCGTCAAGGTCCGCAACATGATCATCGGCGGCGGCGTCCTGCCCGGCGCCGCCGACGGCAAGGGCGTCATCATCGGCGACGTCGTCGGCGCGTTCATCGTCGGCCTGCCGCTCGCCATCGGCCTGGGCCTGTACTCCCCGCTGGGCGTGTGGGGCGTGTTCCTGGCCCGCAGCGCCGAGGAAACCGTGAAAGTCCTGATCTTCGAATGGAGACGCCGCCGCATCAACTGGGACAGACTCGCCACCGAACAGCGCGGCAAGGAAGTGGTCGCCGCCCACTGA